The Lichenihabitans psoromatis genomic interval CGAATGACGCCCAATAAGTGGAGATGATCGGCCAGATCGCCCATCAACACGATCCGTTGATGCGCGTTCACGCCGATGAGGGTCGGCGTTACCACGACACCGGCCGTGAGCGCCCGCTTGGGTTGCGAGAACACATCGACGATGTCGAGCGACGGTACAAGCAGTTGGCCCTGCAGAACGTCCATCACGCGCGCGAGATTGATCTCCGCGCGCTGAGAATTCGGCGTCGCTCGTGCAACGTAGAGGGTCAAGCGTGCCAGCGTCTCGGGACGGCCTTCGCCGGGCACCTTTTCGCGACGGTCGGGCATGTCGGCGGGTTCGACCGTCATCTCGGGTTCACGGGAACGATGGTGGTTCCGCCTTCGGTGACCGGTCCGTCATCGTCGCCCCGGCGGAGGCTCAATCGATCGATCGCGTCGACTCGGCTGGTTTCGAGGCGGCTCTGTTCTGACGCGATCAACAGGTCCACCTCCTTCTGTTTCCAGCCCAGTTCGAGGTTCGCGGCCTCGACATGGGCGCGGGCCTCCGAAATCTGCCGATCGAGCGAGAGACGCGCACGCTCCGCGGCGATCTGTTCGAGAACGTGGAGCCGCTTGACGGCGACTTCCTTCTGGGCTCGAGCGCTGCCCATCAGCACCTCTCCCTCCGCGACATAGACCTCGACCAGATCGATCCCCGACGCGTCGAGCACCAATTCACGAACCTGGTTCGAATGTCCGGTCCCTCGCGATTTGACGATCGTCAAAGCACGGTTGCGTTCGCCGTCGCGCGCCACATAAGACACGTGCAGCCACGTGTCGGCGATCGTCGAAATTTGGCTTGCCGACAACTCAGTGGTGCCGCTCACCTGATCGAGCAGCGAGATGCAGACGACGGAAATTTCTTGGGATTTGGCGAGATCGAGCAAGCTCTCGCAGATCATTGCGGAGAACGGGTAATCGGCTTTCATCAGCGCGGAGATGGGATCGATCACGAGGCACTTCGGATGACGCGTCGCCAGCACGTTGCGGATCGCGACAAAATGCTCCTCTGGGCTGCGCCCGGACGAGAGAAACGATACGATGGTCAGCAACCCGGACTCGATATGCGGCGTGAGGTTCATGCCGATCGACAGCATATTGGCGACGATCTGTGCCCCGCTCTCGTCAAAGCTGATCACGACCGCATGCTCGCCGCGCTCGCAGGCCGCGAAGGCGAATGTGACGCCGAGGCTGGTCTTCGAGGTTCCGGGTGAGCCCGAAATCAGGGTACTGCTCCCACGGAGATAGCCGCCGTTGAGCAGGGCGTCGAGCCGCGGAACTCCGGAGGATACGCGGCCTGTATAGGTGGGGTAGCCGACCCGTATGCCCTTGAACGCGATGACGTCGATCCCAGACGCGCCGATCACGACCGGAACCGGATTACCCGAAAAACCGGACCCACGAAATTTAGCGATGCGAATCGTGCGCGAGGATCCGGTCTCGGTGACGATCTCGGCCATGATGACGAGGCAGTCGGTCATATATTGTAGAAAGTCGGCGCGGATCTGGTCCCGGTCTCCAGCCCCGAAGATCTTCACGGTCACGATCGCTGAAATCTCCGACCGCTTGATCCAGCTATCGAGGCGCAGCAATTCTTGCCGCTCCAGCCGCTCATCCTTCAGGCTGCTGAGCAGCATGTCGATGCCGTCGAAGACGACGTTTCGCGCACCGGTCTCGACGATCAACGCGCTGAGACCGGCAAGCAGGCCCGCGAGATCGAACGCACCCGTCACGACCGCGTCGTCGGGAATGCGGGCATCGATAAAATGAAATTGGTTGGACTCGAGCGTATCGACGTCCCAATCGAAGGAGGCGACGTTGCTGCGGATGCGATCGATCGGCTCCTCGAAGGTCACGAAGATGCACGGCTCGCCGCGGTCGGCAAGGCGATTTTTAAGGGTCTGGAGTGCAAACACGGTCTTGCCGGCACCGGCACTCCCGACAACAGCCGTCAACCGGTTCTTCGGTAAGCCGCCACCGCTGATTTCGTCGAACCCGGCAATGCCCGTCGCGACTTTCGAGATCGCCCTGCCGCGCGCCTCTACGGTTCCATGATCCGATGCCGTCATCTTCATCCTAGTTGCGCTCCCGTGACGGCGTCCGGTCCCGTTGGTGATCCGGGCAACGCTTGCTCCACGGGGCCTCGCATTGGAAGTCTCACGTTATGGGCTAGCATCCACGTAAAATCTTCGGCGACAAGCGGCATACTGAACAGATATCCCTGCCCGACGGCGCATCCCTCTTGCTGCAGAAATGCGCGCTGCATGTCGGTTTCGATACCCTCCGCAACCAACGCTATTCCCATGCTCCGCGCCAAGGAAATGATCGCCCGGATGATCAAGGCATCGGTTGATTCCAGCACGAGCTTCCGGACGAAGATCTGATCGATTTTGAGCTTATCGACGGGAAAATCGCGCAGGTAGCGGAAAGTGGCATGCCCGCTGCCGAAATCGTCGATCGCGATCGTGAATCCCATGGTCCGCAAGGCGTGAAGCGACGCCATGATCTGCGGCGAAGGCTCGACCAACAACCCTTCGGTCAAATCGATTTCGAAATTCGCGGCATTTGCCCCTTGGCTTTCAAGAGCCTCTGCGACGAGGGCGACGAATCCCGGCTCGATCAATTGATTGCCGGACACGTTCACGGCCACGGGTGGGGGCGCCAACCCGGCACTCGTCCAGAGCCGATGCTGGCGAAAGGCTTGTTCGAGAACCCATCGGCCGAGCGGCACAATCAAGCCCGATGTCTCGGCAAGCGGAATGAACCGATCCGGTCGTTGCATCCCGAGCGTCGGGTGCTTCCATCGCACCAGAGCTTCGGCAGATACGATCCGGCCGGACGCAAGCTCGACGAGCGGCTGGTAATGGAGCTCAAGTTCGTCGTTGGCGATCGCATGTTCGAGCGAGCGCGCCAGGACGGCCTCGTTGCGGTGACGATCGTCCTGCTCGGGTGAATAGAGCATCGGGGTGTTTCGGCCGGATTGCTTGGCCCAGCGAAGCGCGAGTTCGGCCTGGGTCATGACTTCGCTGGCGATCCCTTTGTCGGCCATCGTCTCGGTCTCGAGCCGCTGGTGGAAGGTCGCACCGATGCAGGTCAGAACCGTCAGCCACTCCGTCCCGATCTGCATCGGTTGCGCGAACGCCTCGCGCAACGAGCCGACGCAGAGCGACAAAGACTCTTGGTCGGCGCAGTCGGGGATCATGATCGCGAATTCGTCGCCACCAAGACGGGCCGCGACACCACCGATCGAGGCGGCGAGTTTGGCAAGTCGCTTCGCGGTTTCGCGCAGGATCGTATCGCCGGCGATCTGGCCGAGCCGTTCATTGAGCGCACTGAAGGCCGAAATGTCGCTACAAATCACAGCGCAAGTCGCGGATTCAGACCTCTCTGCCGTCAGTTCCGACTCGAGCGCTTGCAGCCACGCCGCGCGGGTCAGCAAGCCCGTGAGCGGATCACGAGACGCTTGGTTCGCGATCTCGCTCTCCCACCGTTCCTCGGCGCTGGACTCGATCGCGATGCCGTCCCATACGATTTCGCCGTTGGGCGTGCGGCGTGGCATCGCCCTACTGCGAAGCCAATGCAGAGTACCGTTGGAAGCGACGAGCCTGAACTCTTCCCGAAAGACGGACATGCCGGCTGCTGACTTGCGGATTGCGGCATAGACCGCGTCGTGATCGTCCGGGTGGACAAGATTGTCGAAGGTTCGCATGACTTGGCTGTTATCAATTCCAAGCATCTGAGCGACAGACGCGCTGCGATAGACGGTATCGATTGTCCCATCGCTTCGCATGATCAAGCGATAGATGTATCCCGGAAGATGCTCCGCGACGCTTGGGAGGTTTGTGTCGACCTCTCCAATTGTTGCAGCGGGATCACCGGTCACGTCCGTCGGCCGATAGATACTGATGAGATGCGTCACCCGCCCCGAGGCATCTCGGATAGGGTCGATCGAGACGTCGGTTCGATAAGGCGTCCCGTCTTTTCGAGTGGTCACAATCGTGCGGCGGATGCCTCGGCCTTCCGTGAGGACGGCCTGCATGTCCGCCTTGACGCTCCGATCGGTCTTTAAGCCGTCGAGGACAGCATCGTCGCGGCCGACGAGATCCGCGATCGGATGGCCGCACATGGCGCTGAAGGCTGCGTTTGCATAGGAGATGACATGCTCGCCTTGAACCATCGCCGTGACGAGAACAGGCCAGGAGACACCATCGAGAGCCTGATAGAGAGGGGGTGGGGCAGGCTCCCTCATGAAGCGGCGGCCGATGACGGGGCGGAGGACGACGAGGCGGACGATGTGGAGCGTCGCGTCGAGAATCCGACGATAACTGCTGAGGTCCTCATCACGTCCGCAATGATCGATCTATCATAGGCTTAAATCTCCAGCACGTGAGCGGACCGCACTCTCACATCGCCGTCATGGCTAAAATCTCACACAATATATAATATATGTTAGCGCCATTCGCTCGAAAGCACCAGCCTACCTTAAGCTGAACCTTAAGGCTTTGCCAGGCGCACCCGCGTCCTGACAACCAGATCTGCCGAAGCGCGTCGTGATGTCCACCTCTCTCCGTTCTAAGGCTATGACCGACACGCAACATCACTGCGGCGGCCACGTGATCGCGATGTCGACCCCGGGTCGCAGTTTCAGGTGAACTGAGCCAGGATCGCCTTTGATACTTTACAAATATAAGTATACTTTGGGTTGACCATCTGGGTACAGCGCGCCTCTGCGATCTGCGCGAGAAGCAGGTATCCGTCGGGCTCCGGGATATTCCATTCATCGTTGAGCCAGTAGATCATCTCCTGGAAGGCGATCCGCATGGCGTCCTCCAGGGGGCGGGCACAGCCGAGGGTGCAAAGATGCGTCGCGGTCTCGATACGCGGATGTCCGAGCCGTTTGGGAGCCTTTTCGATCGTGATCCTGAGCGTGACGTTCGAGCCGATCTCGATCGCGCCCATGCCGACCGCCTCGCCATCGCCCTGGAGCGCATGACAATCGCCGATAAAGAAATGCGCCCCTGGTTTTTCGACGCGGAGCATGATGATGCTGCCGGTCGTGATCTCCTGGACGTCGAGGTTGCCCCCATGCGTGCCGTTGTCCACCGTGAGCACGGCACCATGAATCGGAGCGACACCGATCACGCCGGCCATCGGTTTGCAAGGAAGCCTGACCGTGTCGGTCCAATGGACGACGCCGTCAAGAACATCGACCACACGGGTCTGGATCCCGAATTCCTTGCGCCGGACCCAATCCGGGAACATGCCATGGCCTGGCCAAAGCGAGGAATACCCGAGCGTGTCGAGTTCCATATGCAGAATTTCGACCTTCAGCATGTCGCCCGGCATCGCGCCGACGACCTCGATCGGGCCCGTCGCGCCATTCACGAACGGGAAGGTCACATCGACTTCCGTGAGTTGCTGTCCAACATGTTTGATCACGCCATCACCGATGTTGATGACACATTCGATCGTGACGGTTTCGCCTGGCTCGACGTGAGCCACGAAGTCATCGTCGCCCGAAAGCGCGTATTTGATGGTGCCTTGCTTGCTGATGCGTTGGGTCATGTGTCCTCCGTTCCGATCTCGTGGCCTTTGGGCGGCACGATGATGCTGTCGAGCGATTGACGTGGAGCGCGCGCGCTAGCCGGCGCGACGCCACGGCGTCAAAGCATGTTCGACCTTGCCGACCATGAAGGTTAGCAAAAGCGCGAGCGCGATGGTGCCCACCAACGACGCGAACACCTTGGGGATCGCGTAGAGCGAGCCGGCCTGGAAAATCGCATGGCCCAGGCCGACCGACGACGACATGAACTCGCCGACGATTGCGCCGATCAGCGCGAAGCCGACCGTGAGCTTCAATCCCGCAAAGATGTCAGTCAGCGAGGAGGGGACGACGAGTTTCGAAAAGATCTGGGGTTTCGAGGCACCCAGCGTGCGAAGCAGATTGATCTGGTCGGGATCGACGCCGATCGCACCCTTGTAGGACGTGACCAGCGCGACGACGACGACCGAGATCGTCGACATCGCGATCTTCGATGGCAGTCCTGTGCCAAACCAGATGATAATGATGGGCGCGAGAGCGATAATGGGGATCGAGCCGATCGCGATCACGAAAGGCTGGACGACGCGCGAGACGAAAAGCGAATACCAGAGCATCAGTCCGGCCAACGTCCCGATCAGATTGCCGACCACGAAGCCGAGAACCGTCTCGGTCCCTGTCACGGCGCTGTCGCGCAACAGACTGCCATCCAGGATCATCTGCCATAAAAACCGTCCGATGGCGGAGGGCGACCCGAACATGAAGGCCGATTGGCTGCTCTTCGACGTTTGATACTCCCAGAACCCCAGGAAGGCGGCGAGGATCGCAAGCTGGACCGCGAGCACGAGGGCGTGCTGTCGCAGCCGCTCGGTCCGCAGTCGGCGAACCGCGAGCCGATCCGGGCTGCCTTGCGCAGCCGGCGTTTGCCCGATCAGGACCGACATCGCTGCTCTCCGGTCATGTGCGGACGACCGCGAGATCGGCCCAGATCCGACGCACATAATCGCCGAAATCCGGGCTTTCCCGGGCCGCGATCATGTCGCCCCGAGCCGCCCCGAGCGAGATACTGTAGCTAGCCTTCACGGCCGTGGGACGGTGCGACAACACCAGAACGCGATCGGCGATCGACACGGCTTCCTCGATATCGTGAGTGATCAGCAGAACCGACTTGCCGCTATCCCGCACCAGCTTGGCGGTGTCGCTCTCGATCAGGAGCTTGGTCTGGAAATCGAGCGCTGCGAAAGGCTCGTCGAGCAGCAGAACGTCGGGATCATTGGCGAGGGTGCGGGCGAGCGCCACGCGTTGCCGCATCCCGCCCGAGAGCGTCGATGGATAATTATCCGCGAAACCATGGAGGCCCAGCTGGTCGAGCAAGGCGCGTGCCCTGTCGTCGGCTTCGGCAGCGGGAACGCGGCGAATTTCCATGCCGAGCTTCACATTGTCGACGGCCTTGCGCCAAGGCAAAAGCAGATCCTTCTGCAGCATGTAACCGAAGCTGGCCTGTTTGACGCCGCGCTTTTGCGCGCCGAGCTTTTCGCCGTACCAGCGAACCGTCCCGCGATCGGGCTCGATCAGGCCACAGATGACATTCAGCATGGTCGTCTTCCCGCAACCCGACGGGCCGACGATGCTGACGATCTCGCCGCGGCCAAGCGTGAACGACAGATCGCCGATCACGGGTGTCACATTGCCGGGCGACACATAGCTCTTGGCGACGTGATCGACCACGATCGGTTGCGTCTGCTCGGCCGACATCGTCTCTAGACTGCGTTCGGCACTGCGTTCAGCCATGACGATCTCGGTCAGCCGGCTGCCTTGACGGCTTTGTCGGCGAATGAATTGTCGATGATCTGATCGAACGGGACGGTGCCTTTGGCGTTGCCGAGATAAACCTGCATGTCCATCAGGTTCTTCCATTGATCGGGTTTGGTCACCACAGACTGCGCCGGAATGAGATATTTCAGTTCTGCATCGATCGCCGCGTCGACGACCTCGCCGGGGAGATCCGGAAATTCGAGACGAGCGACCTGCTTGGCATAAGCCGGGTCCGCATAGGTTTTGCGCGAGGCTTCCTCGAACGACGTCACGAGCGCCTGCACCATGGCCGGATCTTTCTCGATCGTGGTCGGCAGCACCATGATGCCGGTGTTGCAGAAGGGTCCGATATAGGTCGAGAAGTCGAACACGACCTTGGCGCCCTGCGACACCGCCGACGCGACGCCGGGCTGATAGGCGATCGCGATATCGGCTTGGCCGGCCAGCATGGCGGCGATTTCCGTGCCAGGGCTGACCGGGATGATGGTGGCGTCGACCCCGACCTTCAGGCCCGCATTTTCGAGCAAGCGCTTGGCAACGCTATAGTTGGTGTTGGGCTCAGGCGATGTGACGATCTTGAGACCCTTGAACATCTTGGGGTCGGTGAACGGCTCGAGTGTCTTGGACACGCCAAAATAATGCGCGCGCTGAACGACTGTCCCGACCACCACGCCGGGGCCGCCATTCTCGCGTGAAATCTGCGCCATGGTGGCATCGCCGATCGCGAAATCGGCGGAACCGCCGAGAACCGCCGCGAACGTTTGCGTGTCGCCGCCGGCGGCGCTCACCTGCATATCTAGGCCATTTTTCTTGAAGATGCCGGCGTGCATGCCGACGTAGAGGTTGATGTAGCCAAGGTTGTGGACCGCTTCGCTGAACCGAACGGGCTTGAGGTCGGCCGCAAAAGCGACGCCCCCAAAGAGCGACACGGTCGTCGCGCCCGCCACACCCTTCATGAAGGACCGGCGGTTGGGGAAGGATTTCGTTCCAAAGATCATCGTCGCTCTCCACTGCCACGTGCATGAATGGCTCTCATCCGTGCAGCTTCCTGTGCGATCCTCGGACGAGCAAGCATCTTTGATAAGCGGCGATTGTCCAAAACACGTGCAGTCTGGTTAAAGCCGATCAAAGACTTGACCTTGCAAGACAACGTCAGTCTTGGTTCGTGATGAAATCTTGCGGTTCTGACGCAGGAGTGCCGCGATCTCTCGTTGTAATTTGTCAAAAATGACATGACCGTGAGCCGTCGCTGCACAAACTATCAGCGGAGGTTCATCACCGGACACGGAGCGCCGCATAGCGGCCCACGACGGTCGCGGAGGTCACGCCCGATGACACCCTGCCGCCACCGAGATCGCTTCGCATCGTCACGCGAGATGGCGACGTGGTCGTGGAAATCGTCTTGATGGCTCGGTGCGCCGCCTCGGCCTTCAGCCTATAATTCTCTTGTTCGAGCGCCCGCAGAGCGTGGACCGCAAAGGGTTTGAGGCCGCCGAAGCGACGCCGCCATCGATAGAGCGTTCGCAGCGTGATTCCGGCGGTCTGGCACATTTCATCAGCAGGCCGCCCGGCTTCGACATCTCGCACCATCGCGATGATTTCCGAGTCTGAATAAGCGGAACGGCGCATCGTGACCTCGCTCGCGTCGAACGACCGCGCCAGTCAGGCGCGCGGTTTGCATCGGGAGCGGATCGCCCCTGTCGCGATCAGCCAAGCAAAAATTTGGCCAAACCAGACACGGGCAGGTGACCCGGTCCGCAGCAGAAGGAGGTTTCACATGGCGAGGCGTCACGAGATCCCTCCGACACCCGACGCCATGGTGTGGGGCTACTTCGACGCGAGCCGCCCGGCCGTGATCGAGATCGAGTCAGGCGACATGGTCACGCTTCACTCGTTCCCGGCAGGCGGCCCGGAGACGTTGCCGCCCGATCGCGGCCTCGTCAGCGCCGACTATCGCAGGGTGCTCGAGACGCTGCCGCAGGGTCCTGGCCCGCATTTCATCACCGGCCCCGTGCACGTGCGAGGGGCCGAGCCGGGCGACACGCTGCAAATCGATATTCTGGATGTGCGGATCAATCAGGATTGGGGTTTCATGGCGATCCTGCCACTCCTCGGCACTCTGCCCGAGGAGTTCACGGATTACGAGATCGTGCACCCGCTGATCGATCATCAGCGCAATGTCGCGATCATGCCTTGGGGCACCGAAGTTCCGCTGGCGCCCTTTTTTGGCATCATCGCGGTCGCGCCGCCCCCAGCCTGGGGGCGTGTCGGCTCACCCGTGCCGCGTCGCTTTGGCGGCAACATGGACAATAAGGAACTGAGGCCCGGCGCCACGCTTTTTTTGCCGGTGTTCAACGACGGCGCGCTGTTCTACGCCGGGGATGGCCATGCCGTGCAAGGCGACGGTGAGGTTTGCATCACGGCACTCGAAACCGGCGTGACCGGGAGCTTTCGCCTGACGATCCGTAAAGACATGGCGCTCGAATGGCCCTTCGCCGAAACCGCCACCCACCTCATGTCGATCGGGCTCGACGACGATCTCGATGACGCCGCCAAACAGGCCGTCCGTGAGATGGTGCACCACATCTGCGCCCGGTCCAACCTCACGCCCAATCAGGCCTATATGCTGTGCTCTCTGGCCGGAAACCTCCGCGTCACCCAAATCGTCGACGGCAACAAGGGCATTCACATGATGTTCCCGAAGGCTCTCCTCTGAGACCAGTCACGCGACCCTCTATTCACTGGACCACACTGCAGTATCGAAGCCCGAGACCAATCATCTGGGCAAAACGGCAGGCCTTACTTGGCTCGAACAGGTCTGATCCGGACGGCCTGATAAGGTTTTCCTGGTAGCTTCACGCCAAAGGCTGCTTCTGGCTCGCCGCCGGCCATCGCCCCGCCGCGTTGGCGTAACGCCGGAGAAGCGGGTAACGCCGCCTTGTCGAGGCGGGTCACCGTCATCTCCCACGTATCGATGAGGTCGATCTCATAGTCGCCGTCTTCTAACGGCAGGCCCACGGCCCACTCGCGGGGCTGGTGCTCCCCGAAATAGAGGAAACGGACAGTCCCGTCCCGCGCGCCGGAAACCCGACTGAACTCCCAGCGCCCATCCTCGCTCAGGGGTGTCAGTCCTTCGGTCACGCTGTCCTCGACGAGCCACCGTAAAAAGCCGATCCGCGCTGCGCTTTCGCCGTGCAAAACGCCACCTTTGGTGATCGGCCCCCATCGGGTGGTCCGGGTTGATTGTTAGTTCATGGTCGGCCTGGGCGCCACCCTGAGCATGGCCGGCGGAGATGGTCGGGGTTTCGCAGCCGGCCATGCGGCGAAGGCGGGCACGAAGACCTCCGGCGCCGGGGGCTTGTAGCCGATTGATCCGTGCGGGCGCACAGTATTGTAATGCCTTCTCCAGCTTTCGATGATGACCTGAGCTTCCTTGAGCGAGTAGAAGATCTCTCCGTCGAGCAGCTCGTCTCGGAAGCGAGCGTTGAACGACTCGACGTAGCCGTTCTCCCACGGGCTGCCTGGGGCAATATAGGCGGTCTTTGCTCCAACCGCCGTGATCCAGTCTTGCACAGCCTGGGCGATGAACTCGGGGCCGTTGTCCGAACGGATGTGACCAGGCACGCCGCGCAGGATGAACAGGTCGGACAGAACGTCAATGACGTCGGTCGAGTTGAGCTTGCGCGCGACCCGGATGGCCAGGCACTCCCGGGTGAACTCGTCGACGACATTGAGGGTCCTGAACTTGCGGCCGTCATGCGTGCGATCCTCGACAAAGTCGTACGACCAGACGTGATCGCGGTGCTCGGGCCGGAGGCGAATGCAGGAGCCGTCGTTGAGCCAGAGACGTCCCTTCTTCGGCTGCTTGGCCGGCACCTTCAGCCCTTCGCATCGCCAGATGCGCTCGACCCGCTTGTCGTTTACCAGCCACCCGGCATCGCGCAGCAACGCCGCGATCTTGCGATAGCCGTAGCGGCCGTACTGCCGCGCCAGCTCGATGATGTCGCCCGTCAACGCCTCTTCGTCGTCAAAGCCCCGCGGCGCCTTGCGCTGCGTCGAGCGGTGCTGACCGAGCGCCGCACAGACGCGGCGCTCGGAGACAGGCAAATGCTGTCGCACATGCTCGATGCAGACGCGCCGGCGCGCGGGGCTCAGAAGTTTCCCGAGGCCGCCTCCTTCAGAATCAGCTTGTCGAGCGTGAGGTCGGCGATCGCCTTGCGAAGCCGCATGTTCTCCGTCTCCAGCTCCTTCAGGCGCTTGACCTGGTCAAGCTTCAAGCCGCCGAACTCCTTCCGCCACCGGTAGTAGGTGACCTCGGTCACCCCGATCGAGCGAACCGAGTCCGCAACGGTCTTCCCCTGTGAGACCAACACGTCGACCTGACGCAGCTTGCTCACGATCTCTTCAGGCTTCGGTCGTCTTCCCATCGATCCATCCTCCAGGCTCGAAAGCCATACATCGGGATGGACCACTTCAAGGGGGGACGATCAAGTCGATACCCTCCAGCAACATGGCGGCCTGTGCCGGGGTCAGAGCGGCAGCCGCCCCGCTCTCCACCGAGGGCCACAGAAAGCGGCCCTTCTCCAGCCGCTTGGCAAACAGGCAGTAGCCCTGGCCGTCCCACCACAGGATCTTGAGCAGACGCCCCTGACGACCCCGGAACACGAAGGCCTGCCCCGAGAAGGGATCGCGACGGAGGTGGTCCTGCACCAGCGCGGCCAAGCCGTCGAAGCCCTTGCGCATATCGGTATGGCCGGTTGCCAGCCAGACACGCGCACCAGCGGGCACCGGGATCATC includes:
- a CDS encoding IS3 family transposase (programmed frameshift): MGRRPKPEEIVSKLRQVDVLVSQGKTVADSVRSIGVTEVTYYRWRKEFGGLKLDQVKRLKELETENMRLRKAIADLTLDKLILKEAAFGKLLSPARRRVCIEHVRQHLPVSERRVCAALGQHRSTQRKAPRGFDDEEALTGDIIELARQYGRYGYRKIAALLRDAGWLVNDKRVERIWRCEGLKVPAKQPKKGRLWLNDGSCIRLRPEHRDHVWSYDFVEDRTHDGRKFRTLNVVDEFTRECLAIRVARKLNSTDVIDVLSDLFILRGVPGHIRSDNGPEFIAQAVQDWITAVGAKTAYIAPGSPWENGYVESFNARFRDELLDGEIFYSLKEAQVIIESWRRHYNTVRPHGSIGYKPPAPEVFVPAFAAWPAAKPRPSPPAMLRVAPRPTMN
- the tnpB gene encoding IS66 family insertion sequence element accessory protein TnpB (TnpB, as the term is used for proteins encoded by IS66 family insertion elements, is considered an accessory protein, since TnpC, encoded by a neighboring gene, is a DDE family transposase.), translating into MIPVPAGARVWLATGHTDMRKGFDGLAALVQDHLRRDPFSGQAFVFRGRQGRLLKILWWDGQGYCLFAKRLEKGRFLWPSVESGAAAALTPAQAAMLLEGIDLIVPP